One window from the genome of Antricoccus suffuscus encodes:
- a CDS encoding aldo/keto reductase has product MIPTFTLNNSVEIPAIGLGVFQTPPQETTKAVEAAIATGYRHVDTAAAYGNEREVGEAIRRSGVDRSEMFIETKVWISDYGYEETLHAFDKSAGKLGVEQIDLLILHQALPSAFDRTIGAYRALEKLLADGRVRAIGVSNFMRTHLRDLLDATSIVPAINQIELHPYFTQPDVQAADAEHQILTQAWSPIGGITSYRGDGTTRSTFNDQTITAIGEQHGKTPAQVMLRWQLQRGRSVIPKSTKPARITENFAVFDFDLTGEQLDALDKLDTGIRGGPEPEAVTLEDFGREIPDA; this is encoded by the coding sequence ATGATCCCCACATTCACCCTGAACAACAGCGTGGAAATCCCGGCGATCGGTCTCGGTGTCTTTCAGACCCCGCCGCAGGAAACCACGAAGGCAGTCGAAGCCGCGATCGCCACCGGTTACCGGCACGTCGATACCGCGGCCGCTTATGGAAACGAACGCGAGGTTGGCGAGGCAATCCGCCGCTCGGGCGTCGATCGCTCGGAGATGTTCATCGAGACCAAGGTGTGGATCTCCGACTACGGCTACGAAGAGACGCTGCATGCGTTCGACAAGAGCGCCGGCAAGCTCGGCGTCGAGCAGATCGACCTGCTGATCTTGCACCAGGCGCTTCCCAGCGCGTTCGACCGTACGATCGGCGCTTACCGAGCCCTCGAGAAGCTTCTCGCTGATGGCCGTGTCCGCGCGATCGGTGTCAGCAACTTCATGCGCACACACTTACGGGACCTGCTGGATGCGACGTCGATCGTGCCCGCGATCAACCAGATCGAGCTGCACCCGTACTTCACCCAACCCGACGTACAGGCCGCGGACGCCGAACACCAGATCCTCACGCAGGCGTGGTCACCTATTGGTGGCATCACCTCCTACCGCGGCGACGGCACCACGCGCAGCACCTTCAACGACCAGACCATCACCGCCATCGGCGAGCAGCACGGTAAGACGCCCGCGCAGGTCATGTTGCGCTGGCAGTTGCAGCGCGGGCGTTCGGTGATTCCGAAGTCCACCAAGCCCGCCCGAATCACCGAGAACTTCGCCGTCTTCGACTTCGACCTCACCGGCGAGCAACTCGACGCACTCGACAAGTTAGACACAGGCATCCGTGGCGGCCCCGAACCGGAAGCCGTCACGCTCGAAGACTTCGGACGCGAGATCCCCGATGCCTGA
- a CDS encoding cupin domain-containing protein, whose protein sequence is MELRPAAATVKTPAKNFTGDVYMNPLFTGDGTSRLVTALVRFTPGARTHWHSHTNGQLLHCTDGIGLVATRDGTVIRMRAGDTVWTPAGEEHWHGGTADNMMCHYAILNETPAADATTWLEPVSDEQYNAANRAG, encoded by the coding sequence ATGGAACTTCGACCGGCCGCCGCGACGGTGAAGACGCCCGCCAAGAACTTCACCGGCGACGTCTATATGAACCCCCTTTTCACCGGCGATGGCACATCCCGCCTGGTCACCGCTCTAGTCCGGTTCACGCCGGGCGCCCGCACGCACTGGCACTCCCACACCAACGGCCAGCTGCTGCATTGCACCGATGGCATCGGTCTGGTCGCCACCCGCGATGGCACCGTGATCCGCATGCGCGCCGGGGACACAGTGTGGACCCCAGCCGGGGAGGAACACTGGCACGGCGGCACCGCCGACAACATGATGTGCCACTACGCGATCCTCAACGAAACCCCGGCCGCCGATGCCACCACGTGGCTGGAACCGGTTAGCGACGAGCAGTACAACGCCGCCAACCGCGCCGGCTGA
- a CDS encoding DUF2255 family protein, whose protein sequence is MPEGNRWTAAELAAVDDTEIKIASRRRDGTLRPARIVWVVRHDDALYVRSVNGPDATWYRGVQARHQGMISASGLQRDVSFVEADHTPDNALDDTLDAAYRIKYGQWPGPTERITSTEARRTTLRLDPA, encoded by the coding sequence ATGCCTGAGGGCAACCGGTGGACCGCCGCCGAGCTCGCCGCCGTCGACGACACCGAAATCAAGATCGCGTCCCGACGTAGGGACGGCACTCTACGTCCCGCCCGAATCGTGTGGGTCGTACGCCACGACGATGCTCTGTACGTCCGGTCGGTAAATGGCCCGGACGCGACCTGGTATCGAGGCGTGCAAGCCCGGCATCAAGGCATGATCAGCGCCAGTGGTCTGCAGCGAGACGTGTCCTTCGTCGAAGCCGACCACACGCCGGACAACGCCCTGGACGACACGCTCGACGCCGCGTACCGAATCAAGTACGGCCAGTGGCCGGGCCCGACCGAGCGGATCACGAGCACGGAGGCGCGGCGCACCACGCTACGGCTCGATCCCGCCTGA
- a CDS encoding TetR/AcrR family transcriptional regulator — translation MTALEKGPRGLRRGRGARERILSASQQLFRDQGINGTGIDQLCAAAEVSKRTLYQHFTGKDELVAECLRRFDPDILPEVFDRTDLTPRERLLAVFDMRAPLCPFIGAAVEIQDPGHPARVHARNYKNDFAARLTDTAREAGATNPEQLGEQLALLLDGASARGRVLNTEAFTTAAAIAAVLIDNAIPTAAAPAGARAVKS, via the coding sequence ATGACAGCATTGGAGAAGGGGCCGCGGGGCCTGCGCCGCGGCAGGGGCGCGCGCGAACGCATCCTCAGCGCGTCACAACAACTGTTCCGCGATCAAGGCATCAACGGCACCGGCATCGACCAGCTCTGCGCGGCGGCTGAGGTGTCCAAGCGCACGCTCTACCAACACTTCACCGGCAAAGACGAGCTGGTCGCCGAATGCCTACGCCGATTCGATCCCGACATCCTGCCCGAGGTCTTCGACCGCACCGACCTCACACCTCGCGAGCGCCTCCTCGCCGTATTCGACATGCGCGCGCCCCTGTGCCCATTCATCGGGGCGGCCGTGGAAATCCAGGACCCGGGCCATCCAGCACGTGTACACGCTCGCAACTACAAAAACGACTTTGCCGCCCGACTCACCGACACCGCACGCGAGGCTGGAGCCACCAACCCCGAACAGCTCGGCGAGCAACTGGCGCTGCTCCTGGACGGCGCCTCAGCCCGCGGCCGAGTCCTCAACACCGAAGCGTTCACCACCGCCGCCGCCATCGCGGCCGTCCTCATCGACAACGCCATCCCCACGGCAGCGGCACCGGCCGGCGCAAGGGCTGTCAAGTCCTGA
- a CDS encoding zinc-binding dehydrogenase, which yields MRATVMYGAGDVRIEHVPDASIDAPTDAVVRVTGAAICGSDLWPYGSKPADSAPQRMGHEFIGVVEDLGSAITTLQRGDLVISPFLWQDNTCDYCRRGLTSSCRHGGGYGHANDGGQGEAVRVPQAAGTLVKLNVAPDSSLMPSLLTLTDVFCTGHHAAVCGHVGNGSTVAVVGDGAVGLSAVLAARRLGAERIILIGRHTVRTDVGREFGATDVVTERGSEATALVRDLTGGNGVDAVLECVGHADALETAFGAVRDGGYVSRVGVPQYTEGPIGMDMIARNLTLTGGVAPARAYLEQLLPDVLDGTIEPGKVFDRTVDLAGVPAGYQAMADRQALKVAVTP from the coding sequence GGCGACGTCCGAATCGAGCACGTCCCCGACGCCTCGATCGACGCCCCTACCGATGCGGTCGTCCGCGTCACCGGTGCCGCGATCTGCGGCAGTGACTTGTGGCCGTACGGCTCCAAACCTGCCGATTCCGCACCGCAGCGCATGGGTCACGAGTTCATCGGCGTCGTCGAAGACCTCGGCTCGGCCATCACTACGCTGCAGCGCGGTGACCTGGTGATCTCCCCGTTCCTATGGCAGGACAACACGTGTGACTACTGTCGCCGCGGCCTGACCTCCTCGTGCCGACACGGTGGCGGCTACGGCCACGCCAACGACGGAGGCCAGGGCGAGGCAGTCCGAGTTCCGCAGGCGGCAGGGACTCTCGTCAAGCTCAACGTCGCGCCGGACTCGTCGCTGATGCCATCTCTGCTCACCCTTACCGACGTGTTCTGTACCGGCCATCACGCCGCCGTCTGCGGCCACGTCGGCAACGGCAGCACGGTCGCCGTCGTCGGCGATGGCGCGGTCGGCTTGTCCGCAGTGCTCGCCGCGCGTCGCCTTGGCGCCGAGCGCATCATCCTGATCGGACGGCACACGGTGCGCACTGACGTGGGACGTGAGTTCGGGGCCACCGATGTCGTCACCGAACGCGGCAGCGAGGCCACCGCACTAGTCCGGGACCTGACCGGCGGGAATGGTGTCGACGCCGTCCTTGAGTGCGTCGGTCACGCGGATGCCCTTGAGACCGCATTCGGCGCGGTCCGCGACGGCGGATACGTCAGTCGCGTCGGAGTCCCGCAGTACACCGAGGGACCGATCGGCATGGACATGATCGCGCGCAACCTCACGCTTACCGGCGGGGTCGCACCTGCCCGCGCCTATCTCGAGCAGCTGTTGCCCGACGTCCTGGACGGCACGATTGAGCCAGGCAAGGTCTTCGATCGCACCGTCGATCTCGCGGGCGTACCCGCCGGCTATCAGGCGATGGCAGACCGGCAAGCACTGAAGGTCGCGGTCACGCCATGA
- a CDS encoding NADPH-dependent F420 reductase, with protein sequence MTTISIIGSGNMAGAIGTRAAKHGHTVEIMSRNTAKAQALADQIGKGATVGTYGATPAGDIVIVAVLYAGAVDAVAQYGDALAGKILVDITNPFNADASGLVTTSGNSVSEQIAAAAPKDAHVVKALNTIFGGVLAADKPMDVFLAGDSAEAKARVAAFLESLDLRALDAGGLEMAHGLEWAGIVLVGVARSGAGFEIALSAAAI encoded by the coding sequence ATGACCACAATCAGCATCATCGGCTCGGGCAACATGGCCGGCGCCATCGGCACCCGGGCGGCGAAGCACGGCCACACCGTCGAGATCATGAGCCGCAACACCGCCAAGGCTCAAGCCCTCGCCGACCAAATCGGTAAGGGAGCCACCGTCGGCACGTACGGCGCAACGCCGGCGGGTGACATCGTCATCGTGGCCGTCCTGTACGCCGGCGCGGTTGACGCGGTTGCGCAGTACGGGGATGCGCTGGCCGGGAAGATCCTCGTCGACATCACCAATCCGTTCAACGCCGACGCCAGCGGACTCGTGACTACCTCGGGCAACTCGGTGTCCGAGCAGATCGCCGCCGCCGCTCCCAAGGACGCGCACGTGGTGAAGGCACTGAACACGATCTTCGGCGGCGTCCTTGCTGCAGACAAACCAATGGACGTGTTCCTCGCAGGCGACAGCGCCGAGGCGAAGGCACGCGTCGCCGCGTTTCTGGAGAGCTTGGACCTGCGGGCGCTCGACGCAGGAGGGCTCGAGATGGCCCACGGCCTTGAATGGGCCGGCATCGTCCTGGTGGGCGTGGCACGCAGCGGCGCCGGGTTCGAGATCGCCTTGAGCGCCGCAGCCATCTGA